TTTTTACTCTTTCCAAAGAAAAGAAGGATTATTATATAGGTTTTAAGGTCGCTGAACTATTTGTTCGTGCTAATCACTTCGATAAAATTTATGAATTACTTGAGTTGTGTATACGGTCCGGCTCTAGCTATTTGTATAGTACTGCAGCAGAAAGTATTCTATTTTTATGGGGTATAGAAGATCACTTTATTAAAGTGGACCGTACACAATCTTTAATTTGTATCATGATTGATAATTCTATGAATTATAATCTTGGTTTAGATGCAGCTGCTTTAATTTCTCTGATACAAGATGGTGACCTGAAAAAAAAGCTTGCTAGAAGTTTTCATGCGAAGTTTCTTTTTAATGGGGAGTTTTTAGATTACTTCAAATCCTTAGGTTTAATGAAGTTGATTAAGTCCTAAGATTGATTTGAATCAGCACCCGCAGAACAGAATTGTTTTGCGGGTTGTTTTATTATCACCCCTGTTTCAATAACTCCACCGCCACTTCTAAAGTCAAATCTTCGGTTTTGATTTCGTCAGGGATACTGATGCGTTTGAAGCCTTTTTTGAGATAGCGGCCGGATTTTGATTCGAAGACATTGACCAGCTTTCTGGTCGCTGGATTTACACCTAGCTCTTTAATCAAAGTTTCACCTTTACGGGTACCTTTTGGCTCTTTGTAGATTTCGAGCGCGCGTTCGTAGGTGACGGTGTAGGGGTTGTCATCACCTTTTAGAGAGCGAAAATCACCAGCGTGAGCCAAGTATGGACCGTACTGGCCGGTATTGGCTACGATAGGCTCACCAGTGGTAGGGTGCGCGCCTAGTTCGCGAGGCAGGGTTAGATACATCACTGCGTCTTTTAGAGTGACGTCTTCTGGCTTGACGCCAGCTGGTAGGGAAGCGCGTTTTGGTTTGGCTTGTTTTTTACCTTTTACTTTTTCCGGAGTTTCACCAAGTTGAACATAAGGGCCGAACTTTCCGTTCATAACAAAAATCGGTTCGCCAGTGTCTGGGTGGTTGCCGATTGGTTCGTCTGGTTTCATTTCGCTACCATCTATCAGTCTCGCTCCGTTACAATCAGGAAAGCGACTACAAGACAAGAAAGTTCCGGCTTTACCAAGCTTGATGATCATATCAGCACCACAATCCGGACAAGGAAAACCTTTTGGTCCTGGGCCGAGGTTGGTTAGTTTTTCGATATCTTCTTTATCGGCTACGGCCTTTTGGAATGGTTTATAAAAATCTTTTAGAGTCTTGGCGTACTCGCGGTCACCTTCGGCTATTTCGTCGAGCTCAGTTTCCATTTCACTGGTAAAGGTGTCGCTGATGTAGTCAGCAAAATGTTGCTCAAGGAATGAAGAAACCACGTCGCCGGTGTCGGTCGGAATCAGAGTACGACCTTCTTTGGTGACATAACCACGATCGGTAATAGTCTTCATAATAGAAGCGTAAGTAGATGGTCGGCCGATACCGCGTTTTTCGAGTTCTTTGATCAGACCAGCTTCGGTGTAGCGGTTTGGTGGTTGGGTTTGTTTGGCTTCGATGTCGATCTTCTTTAGATCAAGTGGGTCACCAGTGGTTAGTTTTGGCACTTCAGTATCTTCGCCACGAGCGGTAGTGTCGACCTTAAGCCAACCATCAAAAATAATGCGAGAACCGGTGACAGCAAAGTCAGGAATGGTTTCCTTAGCATTATCGATATTAGCGGTGATCTTGGTGCGTTTGGCGATCGCGTCAGACATTTGTGAGGCTACGGTACGTTTCCAGATTAATTCGTACAAAGCTTTTTGATCGGCGGTGCTACCGGCACTACGAATAGCAAAGTTGGTCGGGCGTACAGCTTCGTGGGCTTCTTGAGCGGATTTGCTCTTTGTTTTGTATTTTCGTGGTTGAACGTAGTCTTTACCATACTCTTTGTTTAGTAGAGCTAAGATTTGTTTTTCTGCAACGGCGCTGATGGTCGTACTGTCGGTACGCATGTAGGTGATATGTCCGGCTTCGTAGAGTTTTTGCGCCGCGCCCATGGTGCGAGATGGCGCAAAACCTAGGCGGGTTGAAGCGACCTGTTGCAAAGTAGAAGTAGTGAAAGGTGGACGCGGCGTACGCTTGACCTCGGTCTCTTTAAGACCGGTAACTTTCCATTTGTTAGCTTCACCGACTTTTTTGATTCTTTTTGATTCTTTCTGCTCCTTTGGCTCAACCGAACAAAGGAAAGGAATGTTAGTCTTACCAGCTTTCATGTCAGCGGTCAGGGTGAAGTAGTCTTCTGGGATAAAGGCGCGAATTTCTCGCTCGCGTTCCATCACGATACGAAGAGCCGGGGATTGTACGCGACCAGCCGATAGACCGTAGCGAACTTTTTTCCAGATAAGGCCAGATAGGTCGTAGCCTACTAGGCGGTCGAGTACGCGACGGGCTTCCTGGGCTTCTTTTAGGTGGAGGTCAATTTTGCGTGGATGAGCGATGGCTTCTTTGACAGCATCTTCGGTAATTTCGTTGAAAACCACTCGCTTGA
Above is a genomic segment from Candidatus Nomurabacteria bacterium containing:
- the topA gene encoding type I DNA topoisomerase, giving the protein MSKQTLVIVESPAKAKTIEKYLGKDYKVMSSIGHVRDLPKSNTDAVDIEGGFIPRYIISPGKGKVIDGLKAAAEKADAVLLASDPDREGEAIAWHVAELIKKENKNLKRVVFNEITEDAVKEAIAHPRKIDLHLKEAQEARRVLDRLVGYDLSGLIWKKVRYGLSAGRVQSPALRIVMEREREIRAFIPEDYFTLTADMKAGKTNIPFLCSVEPKEQKESKRIKKVGEANKWKVTGLKETEVKRTPRPPFTTSTLQQVASTRLGFAPSRTMGAAQKLYEAGHITYMRTDSTTISAVAEKQILALLNKEYGKDYVQPRKYKTKSKSAQEAHEAVRPTNFAIRSAGSTADQKALYELIWKRTVASQMSDAIAKRTKITANIDNAKETIPDFAVTGSRIIFDGWLKVDTTARGEDTEVPKLTTGDPLDLKKIDIEAKQTQPPNRYTEAGLIKELEKRGIGRPSTYASIMKTITDRGYVTKEGRTLIPTDTGDVVSSFLEQHFADYISDTFTSEMETELDEIAEGDREYAKTLKDFYKPFQKAVADKEDIEKLTNLGPGPKGFPCPDCGADMIIKLGKAGTFLSCSRFPDCNGARLIDGSEMKPDEPIGNHPDTGEPIFVMNGKFGPYVQLGETPEKVKGKKQAKPKRASLPAGVKPEDVTLKDAVMYLTLPRELGAHPTTGEPIVANTGQYGPYLAHAGDFRSLKGDDNPYTVTYERALEIYKEPKGTRKGETLIKELGVNPATRKLVNVFESKSGRYLKKGFKRISIPDEIKTEDLTLEVAVELLKQG